In the genome of Bacteroidota bacterium, one region contains:
- a CDS encoding tRNA-(ms[2]io[6]A)-hydroxylase — protein MLGLKLATDPRWVNIAEKQIDEILTDHAYCEQKAASSGISLIINFPEKDRIVDEITSIVAEEWGHFRKVLKELDKRGYKLGLQRKDDYVIELKKLIRKGGSRNQQMLDKLLVFAMIEARSCERFRLLSLHINDASLKQFYHEFMVSEAGHYRAFIDLANHYLPEQEVKNRWNEILEAEANILAGLELRGDRVH, from the coding sequence ATGCTTGGATTAAAATTAGCCACTGACCCACGTTGGGTAAATATAGCTGAAAAACAAATTGATGAAATACTAACAGACCATGCTTACTGTGAACAAAAAGCAGCAAGCAGCGGTATTTCTTTAATCATTAATTTTCCGGAAAAAGACAGAATTGTTGATGAGATTACTTCCATTGTAGCGGAAGAATGGGGTCACTTTCGTAAGGTGTTAAAGGAGCTTGATAAGCGAGGTTATAAACTAGGCTTACAACGTAAGGATGATTACGTAATTGAGTTGAAAAAACTAATTCGTAAAGGTGGTAGCAGAAACCAGCAAATGTTGGATAAACTTTTGGTGTTTGCCATGATTGAAGCCCGCAGTTGCGAAAGATTCAGGTTGCTATCATTACATATAAATGATGCTAGTTTAAAACAGTTTTACCATGAGTTTATGGTGAGTGAAGCGGGTCATTACCGTGCCTTTATTGATTTAGCCAATCATTATTTACCTGAACAGGAAGTTAAAAACAGATGGAATGAAATATTGGAAGCGGAAGCCAATATATTAGCCGGATTAGAGCTTAGGGGTGACAGAGTACATTAA
- a CDS encoding GtrA family protein: MIIATIKHIRKWFAQYPTAKKFIKFGIVGTSSTLVSLLVFWLLSLQFPALNLLTKAIGWIMGFFVGFTLNKLWTYVDQADDGEKYLVKYILVYAVTFFIYLGFNFLCDHYLLPHQYLAELVESMGWTLSANWLNDNGPFVSNIISILLNVMLNFFGTNFLVFKVPEPDKIFE; this comes from the coding sequence ATGATAATAGCTACGATTAAGCATATTAGAAAATGGTTTGCCCAATACCCTACAGCCAAAAAATTTATTAAATTTGGTATAGTAGGTACATCAAGTACATTGGTAAGTTTATTGGTTTTCTGGCTATTGTCGTTACAGTTTCCCGCATTAAATTTATTAACCAAAGCCATTGGTTGGATAATGGGATTTTTTGTAGGCTTTACACTGAATAAGTTATGGACTTATGTAGATCAGGCAGACGATGGAGAAAAATATTTAGTAAAATATATTCTGGTATACGCAGTAACCTTTTTTATATACTTAGGCTTTAATTTTTTGTGCGACCATTATTTACTACCTCACCAGTATTTGGCAGAGTTGGTTGAATCTATGGGTTGGACATTATCGGCCAATTGGCTTAACGATAATGGCCCTTTCGTGTCCAATATCATATCCATACTGTTAAACGTAATGCTCAATTTTTTTGGTACCAACTTTTTAGTATTTAAAGTACCAGAGCCTGATAAAATTTTTGAATAA